A window of the Streptomyces sp. Ag109_O5-10 genome harbors these coding sequences:
- a CDS encoding sensor histidine kinase: MAWWQQVKCQADDLRTARAQWREETARFREQQKAARKNGEVPDHAGPPPSGFALLPWLLMGLGSLSNLLQGKTADPWIGAIGLLAFNSLYIYVAFRSFHKEAREATSTRVALLLMGLLTTGLALGYGGSWLMFFPLLGLATGAALRGPWLGRTGILLACFAGAVSWYRDGSDAITIAYGTFLSTMITAAILSLSEAVRELRAAREELARRAVEKERLRFSRDLHDLLGHTLSVIVVKSEAARRVAPRDLDAALTQISDIESVGRQALTEIREAVTGYREGSLAADLVRARSALTAAGVEPVVRQSGAPLVPQTETLLGWVVREAVTNVVRHSDATRCEIAVDSAAGRARLTVADNGSGTVAAEPCREGIGGTGLQGLTERLAAAGGSLTAGPAPRGGFTVTAELPTEALELPAPAAATAPRAS, from the coding sequence ATGGCGTGGTGGCAGCAGGTGAAGTGTCAGGCGGACGACCTCCGGACGGCGCGCGCCCAGTGGCGTGAGGAGACGGCCCGCTTCAGGGAGCAGCAGAAGGCCGCCCGGAAGAACGGTGAGGTACCCGACCACGCGGGGCCTCCGCCCTCCGGGTTCGCCCTGCTCCCGTGGCTGCTGATGGGGCTGGGCTCGCTCTCCAACCTGCTCCAGGGCAAGACGGCCGACCCGTGGATCGGCGCGATCGGCCTGCTCGCGTTCAACTCCCTCTACATCTACGTGGCCTTCCGCTCCTTCCACAAAGAGGCCCGGGAGGCTACCTCCACCCGGGTCGCCCTGCTGCTGATGGGCCTGCTGACCACCGGGCTGGCCCTCGGTTACGGCGGCAGCTGGCTGATGTTCTTCCCGCTGCTCGGACTGGCCACGGGCGCGGCGCTGCGCGGGCCCTGGCTGGGCCGTACCGGCATCCTGCTGGCCTGCTTCGCGGGCGCGGTCTCCTGGTACCGGGACGGCTCCGACGCCATCACCATCGCCTACGGCACCTTCCTGTCGACGATGATCACCGCCGCGATCCTCTCCCTCAGCGAGGCCGTGCGGGAGCTGCGCGCGGCCCGCGAGGAGCTGGCCAGGCGGGCGGTGGAGAAGGAGCGGCTGCGCTTCTCGCGGGATCTGCACGACCTGCTCGGCCACACCCTCTCCGTGATCGTCGTGAAGTCGGAGGCGGCCCGGCGGGTCGCGCCCCGGGACCTGGACGCGGCGCTGACACAGATCTCCGACATCGAGTCGGTCGGCCGGCAGGCGCTGACCGAGATCCGCGAGGCGGTGACCGGCTACCGGGAGGGCAGCCTGGCCGCCGATCTCGTCCGGGCCCGGTCGGCCCTGACGGCGGCCGGCGTCGAGCCGGTGGTCCGGCAGTCGGGGGCGCCGCTCGTCCCGCAGACCGAGACGCTGCTCGGCTGGGTGGTGCGCGAGGCGGTCACCAACGTGGTCCGGCACAGCGACGCCACGCGCTGCGAGATCGCCGTCGACAGCGCCGCCGGGCGGGCCCGGCTGACGGTCGCCGACAACGGCTCGGGCACGGTGGCCGCCGAGCCCTGCCGGGAGGGCATCGGCGGCACCGGCCTGCAGGGACTGACCGAGCGCCTCGCGGCGGCGGGGGGCTCACTCACGGCCGGCCCGGCGCCGCGCGGCGGCTTCACGGTCACCGCGGAACTTCCCACCGAGGCGCTGGAACTGCCGGCCCCGGCGGCCGCTACGGCGCCCAGGGCGAGCTGA
- a CDS encoding PP2C family protein-serine/threonine phosphatase — MAGPAVDYAAVFQALPGAVALVTPQLIYADANAEFERLRGLPREQLIGRFLPEDSIDNESAEPLLLRVLASLRRAADTGERSVVALQRLDREDPDQPGVWHERYFNVTNIPVFGDDGQVTLLLHRLEDVTELIRAREVALTLQEAMLPAPRRIGRHPAAVRYRPAAEALNVAGDWYDLIDLPGDRIAVAVGDVVGHGLPAACVMGQLRSALTAASLVPEGPARALEVLGQYARTVDGAENTTVATAFVDWENDTITYSSAGHPPPAVLRPDGIVEFLDQATDPPLAARPQHGPRTQAVAPFREDSVLVLYTDGLIERRGEDIDKGLARLSDSLVRHRTARCEALADAVLADLLPTGDATDDTALVIMRL; from the coding sequence ATGGCTGGACCGGCGGTCGACTACGCGGCGGTGTTCCAGGCCCTTCCCGGGGCGGTGGCGCTGGTGACGCCGCAGTTGATCTACGCCGACGCCAACGCGGAGTTCGAGCGCCTGCGGGGCCTGCCCCGTGAGCAGCTGATCGGACGCTTCCTGCCCGAGGACAGCATCGACAACGAGTCCGCCGAGCCTCTCCTGCTCAGGGTGCTGGCGTCCCTGCGGCGGGCGGCGGACACCGGCGAGCGCAGTGTCGTGGCGCTGCAGCGCTTGGACCGGGAGGACCCCGACCAGCCCGGGGTGTGGCACGAGCGGTACTTCAACGTGACCAACATTCCCGTGTTCGGGGACGACGGTCAGGTCACGCTGCTGCTGCACCGGCTGGAGGACGTCACCGAACTGATCCGGGCCCGTGAGGTCGCGCTGACCCTGCAGGAGGCGATGCTGCCCGCCCCGCGCCGGATCGGCCGGCACCCGGCGGCCGTCCGCTACCGGCCCGCCGCGGAGGCCCTCAACGTGGCCGGCGACTGGTACGACCTGATCGACCTGCCGGGCGACCGCATCGCCGTGGCCGTCGGCGACGTCGTCGGCCACGGTCTGCCCGCGGCCTGCGTCATGGGGCAACTGCGCAGCGCCCTCACCGCCGCCTCCCTCGTCCCCGAGGGTCCCGCCCGCGCCCTGGAGGTCCTCGGGCAGTACGCCCGCACCGTCGACGGCGCCGAGAACACCACCGTGGCGACGGCATTCGTCGACTGGGAGAACGACACCATCACCTACAGCAGCGCCGGCCACCCCCCACCGGCGGTTCTCCGGCCGGACGGGATCGTCGAGTTCCTGGACCAGGCCACCGACCCGCCCCTGGCCGCCCGCCCCCAGCACGGCCCCCGGACCCAGGCCGTCGCGCCCTTCCGCGAGGACTCCGTCCTCGTGCTCTACACCGACGGCCTGATCGAACGCCGCGGCGAGGACATCGACAAGGGCCTCGCCCGGCTCTCCGACTCCCTGGTCCGCCACCGCACCGCCCGGTGCGAGGCCCTCGCCGACGCCGTGCTCGCCGACCTGCTCCCGACCGGTGACGCCACCGACGACACCGCCCTGGTCATCATGCGCCTGTGA
- a CDS encoding Zn-dependent alcohol dehydrogenase codes for MRAAVLHEIGQEKLDVLDDVETVGFGPGRVRIRVRATGLCHSDLSAMSGVLPQPGPFVPGHEGAGEVLEVGEGVTRVKPGDRVVVCWLPACGACPACRRGQTELCLAGFMNAGTPNFRRPGQDVFGFAGTGTFTEEVVVDAGCAVPIPDDVPFDIAALIGCGVTTGLGAALNTADLEAGSSVAVIGCGGVGISAIQGARLRGAAEIVAVDPVESRRESALRFGATRAVSPDELPGAKQEVTAGEGFDYVFEVVGKSATARTAYENTRRGGTLVVVGAGAMDDFLQLNMFELFFDEKRILPSMYGGGDVVRSYERTIALWRAGRIDLEGLITHRVPLAGINEALDQMRTGTALRTCIEI; via the coding sequence ATGCGCGCAGCCGTACTGCACGAGATCGGCCAGGAGAAGCTGGACGTCCTCGACGACGTCGAGACGGTGGGATTCGGGCCCGGCAGGGTCCGCATCCGGGTGCGCGCCACGGGGCTGTGCCACTCGGACCTGTCGGCGATGAGCGGGGTGCTGCCGCAGCCGGGACCGTTCGTGCCGGGCCACGAGGGCGCGGGCGAGGTCCTGGAGGTGGGGGAGGGCGTCACCCGGGTGAAGCCCGGCGACCGGGTGGTCGTCTGCTGGCTCCCGGCCTGCGGCGCCTGTCCCGCCTGCAGGCGCGGCCAGACCGAGCTCTGCCTGGCCGGGTTCATGAACGCAGGCACCCCCAACTTCCGTCGCCCCGGCCAGGACGTCTTCGGCTTCGCGGGCACCGGCACCTTCACCGAGGAGGTCGTGGTCGACGCCGGGTGCGCGGTGCCGATCCCGGACGATGTGCCCTTCGACATCGCCGCGCTGATCGGCTGCGGGGTCACCACCGGGCTCGGCGCGGCCCTCAACACGGCCGATCTGGAGGCCGGTTCGTCGGTCGCCGTCATCGGCTGCGGAGGCGTCGGGATCTCGGCGATCCAGGGGGCGCGGCTCAGGGGCGCGGCCGAGATCGTCGCCGTCGACCCGGTCGAGTCGCGGCGCGAGTCGGCGCTCAGGTTCGGGGCGACACGGGCGGTCTCGCCGGACGAGCTGCCCGGCGCCAAGCAGGAGGTCACCGCCGGCGAGGGCTTCGACTACGTCTTCGAGGTCGTCGGCAAGTCCGCCACCGCCCGGACCGCGTACGAGAACACCCGGCGCGGCGGCACCCTCGTGGTCGTCGGCGCGGGCGCCATGGACGACTTCCTCCAGCTCAACATGTTCGAGCTGTTCTTCGACGAGAAGCGGATCCTGCCGTCCATGTACGGCGGCGGGGACGTGGTCCGCTCCTACGAGCGGACGATCGCCCTGTGGCGGGCGGGCCGGATCGACCTGGAGGGCCTGATCACCCACCGGGTGCCGCTGGCCGGGATCAACGAGGCCCTGGACCAGATGCGCACGGGCACCGCCCTGCGCACCTGCATAGAGATCTGA
- a CDS encoding response regulator transcription factor, whose amino-acid sequence MPRDHRPAKSIRVLLAEDQGMMRGALALLLGMEPDIEVVAQVGTGDAIVDAAQAHRPDVALLDIELPGMSGLDAAAELREQAPDCRVLILTTFGRPGYLRRAMEAGAAGFLVKDGPVEELARAIRRVLTGETVVDPALATAALSAGPNPLTARECDVLKASVDGATVADIAAKLHLSESTVRNYLSAAIGKTGTRNRAEAVREARQQGWL is encoded by the coding sequence ATGCCCCGGGACCACCGGCCGGCGAAGTCCATCAGGGTGCTGCTCGCCGAGGACCAGGGGATGATGCGCGGGGCTCTGGCCTTACTGCTCGGGATGGAGCCGGACATCGAGGTCGTCGCCCAGGTCGGGACGGGCGACGCGATCGTGGACGCCGCGCAGGCCCACCGGCCGGACGTGGCCCTCCTCGACATCGAACTGCCGGGCATGAGCGGCCTGGACGCGGCGGCGGAGCTGCGTGAGCAGGCGCCGGACTGCCGGGTGCTGATCCTGACCACCTTCGGCCGGCCCGGCTATCTGCGCCGGGCGATGGAGGCCGGGGCAGCCGGGTTCCTCGTCAAGGACGGGCCGGTGGAGGAACTGGCCCGGGCGATCCGGCGGGTGCTCACCGGGGAGACCGTGGTCGACCCGGCGCTCGCCACCGCCGCGCTCAGCGCCGGGCCGAACCCGCTCACCGCCCGCGAGTGCGACGTGCTGAAGGCGTCGGTGGACGGCGCGACCGTCGCCGACATCGCGGCGAAGCTCCATCTGTCGGAGTCGACGGTCCGCAACTACCTCTCCGCCGCGATCGGCAAGACCGGCACCCGCAACCGCGCGGAGGCGGTACGCGAGGCCCGGCAGCAGGGGTGGCTGTGA
- a CDS encoding MaoC/PaaZ C-terminal domain-containing protein, which yields MPIDAAKALAAEPRSGEIRWERRDVQLYHLGIGAGRPATDPDELRYTLETRLHVLPSFATVAGAGSPGVIGGLSMPGIDVDLAKVLHGGQSLTLYRPIPAAGTATATSRIAAVYDKGKAAVLVMRTDVADADGPLWTNDAQIFVRGEGGWGGDRGPSTRLDPPAGEPDRTVERPVREDQALLYRLSGDYNPLHADPEFAKLAGFDRPILHGLCTYGMTLKAVVDTLLGGDVSRVRSYTTRFAGVVYPGETLRIRMWRGDGRVRVAVSAAEREDAPVLADTIVEHL from the coding sequence ATGCCCATCGACGCCGCCAAGGCCCTCGCCGCCGAACCCAGGTCCGGGGAGATCCGCTGGGAGCGCCGGGACGTCCAGCTCTACCACCTCGGCATCGGCGCGGGCCGCCCCGCCACCGATCCCGACGAACTGCGCTACACCCTGGAGACCCGGCTGCACGTCCTGCCCAGCTTCGCCACCGTCGCGGGCGCCGGCTCACCCGGGGTGATCGGCGGACTGTCCATGCCCGGCATCGACGTCGACCTCGCCAAGGTGCTGCACGGCGGCCAGTCCCTCACCCTGTACCGCCCGATCCCGGCCGCGGGCACCGCCACCGCCACGAGCCGCATCGCCGCGGTGTACGACAAGGGCAAGGCGGCCGTCCTGGTGATGCGCACCGACGTCGCGGACGCCGACGGCCCGCTGTGGACCAACGACGCCCAGATCTTCGTACGGGGGGAGGGCGGCTGGGGCGGCGACCGCGGACCCTCGACCCGGCTCGACCCACCGGCCGGCGAGCCGGACCGGACCGTCGAGCGCCCGGTCCGCGAGGACCAGGCCCTGCTCTACCGCCTCTCCGGCGACTACAACCCGCTGCACGCCGACCCCGAGTTCGCCAAGCTCGCCGGCTTCGACCGGCCCATCCTGCACGGGCTGTGCACCTACGGCATGACGCTCAAGGCGGTCGTGGACACACTGCTCGGCGGGGACGTGAGCCGGGTGCGGTCGTACACGACGCGGTTCGCCGGAGTGGTGTACCCGGGGGAGACCCTGCGCATCCGCATGTGGCGGGGCGACGGGCGGGTGCGGGTCGCCGTGAGTGCCGCAGAGCGCGAGGACGCGCCCGTCCTCGCCGACACGATCGTCGAACACCTTTGA
- a CDS encoding MFS transporter — MTSMLEAADTAHISRRTAPPTWLVVSLACAGQFLVVLDVSVVNVALPSMRTDLGLSASGLQWVVNAYAIAFAGFMLLGGRAGDLYGRKRMFLVGLGLFTLASLGGGLAQDGWQLLLARAVQGLGAAVLAPSTLTLLTAAVPEGPGRARAIATWTAVGAGGGAAGGLVGGVLVDVLSWRWVLLINVPVGALVLAGSVLWLTESRAGDGRRLDLPGALLVTAGLGTLAYGISQTEAEGWTASATLLPLAAGLALLGLFLAVEARTAAPLMPLGLLGRRPVASANAAMLISGSAMFCMWYFMTLYAQNVLGYTPLEAGLALVPSSVAVLVGSKTAPRLMRRAGTRTVAVSGTLVAATGFAWQSTMGPHGAYATAIMFPGILMMLGAGLAATPLAALATSGAAPAEAGLLSGLVNTSRTMGGSLGLAVMSTIAAARTGEDGGPAALTDGYAAAFRTSTGLLLAGAVLMLLWLPRRNVTAKRNVSAS, encoded by the coding sequence ATGACATCCATGCTCGAAGCCGCGGACACCGCACACATATCCCGCCGCACCGCACCCCCCACCTGGCTGGTGGTGTCGCTGGCGTGCGCCGGGCAGTTCCTCGTCGTGCTCGACGTGTCCGTGGTGAACGTGGCGCTGCCGTCGATGCGTACCGACCTGGGACTGAGCGCGTCGGGCCTGCAGTGGGTGGTCAACGCGTACGCCATCGCCTTCGCCGGGTTCATGCTGCTCGGCGGCCGGGCCGGCGACCTGTACGGCCGCAAGCGGATGTTCCTGGTCGGGCTCGGCCTGTTCACGCTGGCCTCGCTCGGCGGCGGGCTCGCCCAGGACGGCTGGCAGCTGCTGCTCGCCCGCGCCGTGCAGGGGCTGGGCGCCGCGGTCCTCGCCCCCTCGACGCTGACCCTGCTGACGGCCGCGGTGCCGGAGGGGCCGGGCCGGGCGCGGGCGATCGCCACCTGGACGGCGGTGGGTGCGGGAGGCGGCGCGGCCGGCGGACTGGTCGGCGGGGTGCTGGTGGACGTGCTGTCCTGGCGCTGGGTACTGCTGATCAACGTGCCGGTGGGCGCGCTGGTCCTCGCCGGGTCCGTGCTGTGGCTGACGGAGAGCAGGGCCGGCGACGGACGGCGCCTCGACCTGCCCGGCGCCCTGCTGGTGACGGCGGGCCTCGGGACCCTGGCGTACGGCATCTCGCAGACCGAGGCCGAGGGCTGGACGGCGTCCGCCACCCTGCTCCCGCTCGCCGCCGGGCTCGCCCTGCTCGGACTGTTCCTGGCCGTCGAGGCGCGTACGGCGGCCCCGCTGATGCCCCTCGGACTGCTCGGCCGGCGGCCGGTGGCGTCGGCCAACGCGGCCATGCTGATCTCCGGTTCGGCGATGTTCTGCATGTGGTACTTCATGACGCTCTACGCCCAGAACGTCCTCGGCTACACCCCGCTGGAGGCCGGTCTCGCCCTGGTGCCCAGCTCCGTCGCGGTGCTCGTCGGCTCCAAGACGGCGCCCCGGCTGATGCGGCGGGCGGGGACGCGGACGGTGGCGGTGTCCGGCACGCTGGTCGCGGCGACCGGGTTCGCCTGGCAGTCGACGATGGGCCCGCACGGCGCCTATGCGACGGCCATCATGTTCCCCGGCATCCTGATGATGCTCGGCGCGGGCCTGGCCGCGACCCCGCTGGCCGCGCTGGCCACGTCCGGGGCGGCGCCGGCGGAGGCCGGACTGCTCTCCGGGCTCGTCAACACCTCGCGCACGATGGGCGGTTCGCTGGGGCTCGCCGTGATGTCGACGATCGCGGCGGCCCGGACGGGCGAGGACGGCGGGCCGGCCGCCCTCACGGACGGGTACGCGGCCGCCTTCCGCACCAGCACGGGGCTGCTGCTGGCCGGGGCGGTGCTGATGCTGCTGTGGCTGCCGCGGCGGAACGTCACCGCGAAGCGGAACGTCTCCGCGAGCTAG
- a CDS encoding 3-oxoacyl-ACP reductase, whose translation MRERPLEGLAAVVTGAGRGLGRAEALELARLGAAVVVNDFGRPGRDGSGEASAAPAEQVAEEIRATGGQAVAHTGDIADFSQARDLLMLATTHYGKLDILVNNAGILRDRMVFSMTEDEWDSVIRVHLKGHFNTTHFAAAHWRDRSKAAGGEKVYGRIVNTSSEAFLAGSAGQPNYAAAKGGIVGLTTSTALALAKYGVTANVICPRARTRMTEDVFAGFEQPAEGLDPLAPEHVAPLVGYLASPAAERINGQLLVVHGGMVAVVERPRVRAKFDSKQDTFDYAELDAALTPHYAERPAGETFAAAEVLGLKRG comes from the coding sequence ATGCGGGAGAGGCCGCTGGAGGGGCTGGCCGCCGTCGTCACGGGGGCCGGCCGGGGCCTGGGCCGGGCCGAGGCGCTGGAGCTGGCCCGGCTCGGCGCGGCCGTCGTCGTCAACGACTTCGGCCGGCCGGGCCGGGACGGCTCGGGGGAGGCCTCCGCGGCCCCCGCCGAACAGGTCGCGGAGGAGATCCGCGCGACAGGCGGCCAGGCCGTCGCCCACACGGGAGACATTGCCGACTTCTCGCAGGCGCGAGACCTTCTCATGCTTGCGACAACCCATTACGGAAAGCTGGACATCCTCGTCAACAACGCCGGGATCCTGCGCGACCGCATGGTCTTCTCCATGACCGAGGACGAGTGGGACTCGGTGATCAGGGTCCACCTCAAGGGCCACTTCAACACCACCCACTTCGCGGCCGCGCACTGGCGGGACCGTTCCAAGGCGGCGGGCGGCGAGAAGGTCTACGGCCGGATCGTGAACACGTCCTCCGAGGCCTTCCTCGCCGGTTCCGCGGGCCAGCCCAACTACGCGGCCGCGAAGGGCGGCATCGTCGGCCTGACCACCTCGACGGCCCTCGCCCTCGCCAAGTACGGCGTCACCGCCAACGTGATCTGCCCGCGCGCCCGCACCCGGATGACCGAGGACGTGTTCGCCGGCTTCGAACAGCCCGCCGAGGGCCTCGACCCCCTCGCCCCCGAGCACGTCGCCCCGCTCGTCGGCTACCTGGCCTCGCCGGCCGCCGAACGGATCAACGGGCAGCTGCTCGTGGTCCACGGCGGCATGGTCGCCGTCGTGGAACGCCCGCGCGTGCGGGCCAAGTTCGACAGCAAGCAGGACACCTTCGACTACGCGGAACTCGACGCCGCGCTCACACCGCACTACGCGGAGCGGCCGGCGGGGGAGACGTTCGCCGCGGCGGAGGTGCTGGGGCTGAAGCGCGGGTGA
- a CDS encoding alpha-L-arabinofuranosidase B, whose protein sequence is MPVRALRSRPPRVRRAVLSVLAAFVTVAALVVGAGAPEASAASSLPCDVYAAAGTPCVAAHSVVRALYSSYGGSLYQVRRASDGATADVGLLATGGYADAAAQNTFCAGTTCIITKIYDQSGRHNDLTVEGAGGAGAADVGAPADALPVTVGGHQVYGLEISAGMGYRDNSTSGVATNGAAEGMYMVTSGTHVNGSCCFDYGNAETNNKDTGNGHMDAINFGTECWFSPCYGSGPWVQADLENGLFQSNLGYSTNSSNTGTGAIPFVTALLKNNGQNHFALKWGNAQSGGLTTTYSGGEPSTSSGYSPMHQEGAIVLGTGGDNSNGSIGSFFEGVMTSGIPADAADDAVQSNIVSVGYGGATGSTGTLGSASEISLKATTSCCTTDYVRHQNDAGVLSAITSSSSALDKNDATWIVRPGLADGSCVSFESRNYPGDYLRHYNYKIYRQPMDGTTTFRRDATFCPTTGKSGTGTSFASYNYPTKYLRHYDYNLYIASDGGSNAWDGATSWTDDVSWAVSSPWAP, encoded by the coding sequence GTGCCTGTGCGAGCCCTGCGCTCCCGCCCGCCGCGCGTCCGGAGAGCCGTGCTGTCCGTGCTCGCCGCGTTCGTGACCGTCGCCGCGCTCGTCGTCGGGGCCGGCGCCCCCGAGGCGTCAGCCGCCAGTTCGCTGCCGTGTGACGTCTACGCCGCCGCCGGCACCCCGTGCGTCGCCGCACACAGCGTGGTCCGGGCGCTGTACTCGTCGTACGGCGGCTCCCTCTATCAGGTGCGGCGCGCCTCGGACGGCGCCACGGCCGACGTAGGGCTGCTGGCCACCGGCGGCTACGCCGACGCGGCCGCGCAGAACACCTTCTGCGCCGGTACGACCTGCATCATCACCAAGATCTACGACCAGTCCGGCAGGCACAACGACCTCACCGTCGAGGGCGCCGGCGGGGCCGGCGCGGCCGATGTCGGGGCGCCCGCGGACGCGCTGCCGGTGACCGTGGGCGGGCACCAGGTGTACGGCCTGGAGATCTCGGCCGGCATGGGCTACCGGGACAACTCCACCTCGGGAGTCGCCACCAACGGTGCCGCCGAGGGGATGTACATGGTCACCTCCGGCACCCATGTCAACGGCAGCTGCTGCTTCGACTACGGCAACGCCGAGACCAACAACAAGGACACCGGCAACGGCCACATGGACGCCATCAACTTCGGCACCGAGTGCTGGTTCTCGCCCTGCTACGGCTCCGGCCCCTGGGTCCAGGCGGACCTGGAGAACGGGCTGTTCCAGTCCAACCTCGGCTACAGCACCAACTCGTCCAACACGGGCACCGGCGCGATACCGTTCGTCACCGCGTTGCTGAAGAACAACGGGCAGAACCATTTCGCACTGAAATGGGGAAACGCGCAATCGGGCGGTCTCACCACCACCTATTCCGGCGGTGAGCCCAGCACCAGCAGCGGTTACTCGCCGATGCACCAGGAGGGCGCGATCGTCCTCGGCACCGGCGGCGACAACAGCAACGGCTCCATCGGCTCGTTCTTCGAGGGCGTGATGACCTCCGGCATCCCGGCCGACGCCGCCGACGACGCCGTCCAGTCCAACATCGTCTCCGTCGGCTACGGCGGCGCGACCGGCTCCACCGGCACGCTCGGCTCCGCCTCGGAGATATCCCTGAAGGCCACCACCTCCTGCTGCACCACCGACTACGTCCGCCACCAGAACGACGCCGGCGTGCTGTCGGCCATCACCTCCAGCAGCTCCGCCCTGGACAAGAACGACGCCACCTGGATCGTCCGCCCCGGCCTCGCCGACGGCTCCTGCGTCTCCTTCGAGTCCCGGAACTACCCCGGCGACTACCTGCGCCACTACAACTACAAGATCTACCGGCAGCCCATGGACGGCACCACGACGTTTCGGCGGGACGCGACCTTCTGTCCCACGACCGGGAAGAGCGGCACGGGCACGTCCTTCGCCTCGTACAACTATCCGACGAAATACCTGCGCCACTACGACTACAACCTCTACATAGCGAGCGACGGCGGCTCCAACGCCTGGGACGGCGCCACGTCCTGGACCGACGACGTCAGCTGGGCCGTCAGCTCGCCCTGGGCGCCGTAG